Proteins from one Ahaetulla prasina isolate Xishuangbanna chromosome 2, ASM2864084v1, whole genome shotgun sequence genomic window:
- the LOC131190235 gene encoding F-box/LRR-repeat protein 21-like isoform X2 yields MKRIKETVKYENPILQTLERKKKQKTGFYSSMFAASHAFNLIDWGNLPIHIVLQIFQYLPLVDRARASSVCRRWNEVFHIPDLWRKFEFEFNQPATSYLKSTHPDLIQQIIKRHANHLQYVSFKAHFVSALTVVFINSKSLSSIKIEDTPVDDPSLKVLVANNSDTLKLLKMSSCPHVSPAGILCVADQCHGLRELALNYHLLSDELLLALSSEKHVNLEHLRIDVVSENPGQTEFHTIKKQSWDALIKHSPKVNIVMYFFLYEEEFDVFFREETPVTHLYFGRAVSKSMLGRIGLNCPRLIELVVCANGLQPLDDELIRIAERCKNLTAMGLGECEVTCRGFIEFVKMCGGRLTELSIMEEVLIPDSDYNLDQIHSEVSKHLGRMWFPDMMPTW; encoded by the exons ATGAAGAGGATCAAGGAGACAGTTAAATATGAAAATCCCATTCTTCAaacattagaaagaaagaaaaagcaaaaaactgGTTTTTATAGTTCAATGTTTGCTGCATCTCATGCTTTCAACTTAATTGACTGGGGAAACCTGCCAATCCATATAGTATTGCAAATCTTTCAGTATCTGCCTCTTGTTGATCGTGCTCGGGCATCTTCAGTCTGCCGGAGATGGAATGAAGTATTTCATATCCCTGATCTTTGGAGAaagtttgaatttgaatttaatcAGCCTGCTACATCTTACTTGAAGTCTACTCATCCCGATCTTATTCAGCAGATTATCAAGAGACATGCTAATCATTTGCAGTATGTAAGCTTCAAG GCTCATTTTGTATCAGCGCTGACAGTAGTGTTCATCAATTCCAAGTCATTATCTTCCATTAAGATTGAAGATACACCAGTAGATGATCCATCCTTGAAGGTCCTTGTTGCTAACAATAGTGATACTTTAAAATTGCTTAAAATGAGCAGCTGCCCTCATGTGTCACCTGCTG gAATTCTTTGTGTTGCTGACCAGTGTCACGGCCTTAGGGAGTTGGCTCTTAACTACCATCTACTAAGTGATGAACTGTTGCTGGCTCTTTCAAGTGAGAAGCACGTTAACCTAGAACATCTCCGTATAGATGTTGTCAGTGAGAATCCTGGACAGACTGAATTTCACACCATCAAAAAGCAAAGCTGGGATGCGCTGATTAAGCACTCTCCTAAAGTCAACATTGTGATGTACTTCTTCCTATATGAGGAAGAGTTTGATGTATTCTTCAGAGAGGAAACTCCAGTAACTCATCTTTACTTTGGCCGTGCAGTAAGTAAATCGATGCTTGGCCGCATTGGATTGAACTGCCCAAGGCTTATTGAATTGGTTGTCTGTGCTAATGGTCTTCAGCCTTTGGATGATGAACTCATTCGCATTGCTGAACGCTGTAAGAATTTAACTGCCATGGGACTTGGTGAATGTGAAGTTACCTGTCGAGGCTTTATTGAGTTTGTAAAGATGTGTGGAGGCAGACTCACAGAACTGTCCATTATGGAAGAAGTGCTCATTCCAGATAGTGACTACAATCTGGATCAAATTCATTCTGAAGTTTCCAAACATCTTGGAAGAATGTGGTTCCCTGATATGATGCCTACGTGGTAA
- the LOC131190235 gene encoding F-box/LRR-repeat protein 21-like isoform X1, translating into MKRIKETVKYENPILQTLERKKKQKTGFYSSMFAASHAFNLIDWGNLPIHIVLQIFQYLPLVDRARASSVCRRWNEVFHIPDLWRKFEFEFNQPATSYLKSTHPDLIQQIIKRHANHLQYVSFKVDSSTESAEAACDILSQLVNCSIKTLGLISTAKPSFMDVSKAHFVSALTVVFINSKSLSSIKIEDTPVDDPSLKVLVANNSDTLKLLKMSSCPHVSPAGILCVADQCHGLRELALNYHLLSDELLLALSSEKHVNLEHLRIDVVSENPGQTEFHTIKKQSWDALIKHSPKVNIVMYFFLYEEEFDVFFREETPVTHLYFGRAVSKSMLGRIGLNCPRLIELVVCANGLQPLDDELIRIAERCKNLTAMGLGECEVTCRGFIEFVKMCGGRLTELSIMEEVLIPDSDYNLDQIHSEVSKHLGRMWFPDMMPTW; encoded by the exons ATGAAGAGGATCAAGGAGACAGTTAAATATGAAAATCCCATTCTTCAaacattagaaagaaagaaaaagcaaaaaactgGTTTTTATAGTTCAATGTTTGCTGCATCTCATGCTTTCAACTTAATTGACTGGGGAAACCTGCCAATCCATATAGTATTGCAAATCTTTCAGTATCTGCCTCTTGTTGATCGTGCTCGGGCATCTTCAGTCTGCCGGAGATGGAATGAAGTATTTCATATCCCTGATCTTTGGAGAaagtttgaatttgaatttaatcAGCCTGCTACATCTTACTTGAAGTCTACTCATCCCGATCTTATTCAGCAGATTATCAAGAGACATGCTAATCATTTGCAGTATGTAAGCTTCAAG GTTGACAGTAGTACTGAGTCTGCAGAAGCAGCGTGTGATATTCTTTCTCAGCTAGTGAATTGTTCTATCAAGACACTTGGCTTAATTTCAACAGCAAAGCCAAGTTTCATGGACGTTTCTAAG GCTCATTTTGTATCAGCGCTGACAGTAGTGTTCATCAATTCCAAGTCATTATCTTCCATTAAGATTGAAGATACACCAGTAGATGATCCATCCTTGAAGGTCCTTGTTGCTAACAATAGTGATACTTTAAAATTGCTTAAAATGAGCAGCTGCCCTCATGTGTCACCTGCTG gAATTCTTTGTGTTGCTGACCAGTGTCACGGCCTTAGGGAGTTGGCTCTTAACTACCATCTACTAAGTGATGAACTGTTGCTGGCTCTTTCAAGTGAGAAGCACGTTAACCTAGAACATCTCCGTATAGATGTTGTCAGTGAGAATCCTGGACAGACTGAATTTCACACCATCAAAAAGCAAAGCTGGGATGCGCTGATTAAGCACTCTCCTAAAGTCAACATTGTGATGTACTTCTTCCTATATGAGGAAGAGTTTGATGTATTCTTCAGAGAGGAAACTCCAGTAACTCATCTTTACTTTGGCCGTGCAGTAAGTAAATCGATGCTTGGCCGCATTGGATTGAACTGCCCAAGGCTTATTGAATTGGTTGTCTGTGCTAATGGTCTTCAGCCTTTGGATGATGAACTCATTCGCATTGCTGAACGCTGTAAGAATTTAACTGCCATGGGACTTGGTGAATGTGAAGTTACCTGTCGAGGCTTTATTGAGTTTGTAAAGATGTGTGGAGGCAGACTCACAGAACTGTCCATTATGGAAGAAGTGCTCATTCCAGATAGTGACTACAATCTGGATCAAATTCATTCTGAAGTTTCCAAACATCTTGGAAGAATGTGGTTCCCTGATATGATGCCTACGTGGTAA